A stretch of the Rosa rugosa chromosome 5, drRosRugo1.1, whole genome shotgun sequence genome encodes the following:
- the LOC133711315 gene encoding pentatricopeptide repeat-containing protein At2g26790, mitochondrial-like, with product MQKMFARSLSSLYRSGRSIAVSKQLLTHPPRQHYFSYSTGVAARTTLLNFSSPMAKHLSSDDYGSPLSRGLGSRRLLHGESCSKDYDVYVQHMFEKIRVDFNDSLEKFAFEMFDSMRDEGLADEANKVFKPFLQIESRVPAVAVITYMIDGLLNTGQTNMALNVYRYMLATGVTPSSYTYNLLVVGLRVAAQWDANMLGVAKKCFVEMLDKGRKPNFDVYWRVFEGIACVETVEEVRGFLELIKGLCLNVLILRKKTWRI from the exons ATGCAGAAGATGTTTGCTCGGAGTCTGAGTTCGCTCTACCGCTCAGGCAGGTCTATCGCCGTCAGCAAGCAGCTGCTCACTCACCCGCCACGTCAGCACTACTTCTCTTACTCCACCGGCGTTGCTGCTCGAACAACCCTCCTCAACTTCTCATCTCCGATGGCCAAGCACCTCTCTTCCG ATGATTATGGGTCCCCTCTTTCAAGGGGTTTGGGAAGTAGGAGACTTTTACATGGTGAGAGTTGCAGCAAAGATTATGACGTATATGTACAGCATATGTTTGAAAAGATTCGGGTAGATTTCAATGACAGTCTTGAGAAATTTGCCTTTGAAATGTTTGATTCTATGAGAGATGAGGGGCTGGCCGACGAAGCCAATAAGGTTTTCAAGCCTTTCCTTCAGATAGAGAGCCGAGTGCCAGCCGTGGCGGTTATCACTTACATGATTGATGGCTTGCTCAATACCGGCCAGACCAACATGGCACTCAACGTTTACAGGTACATGTTAGCCACTGGAGTCACTCCCAGCAGCTACACGTACAATTTACTCGTCGTGGGACTTAGGGTTGCAGCTCAATGGGACGCtaatatgcttggtgttgccaAGAAGTGTTTTGTGGAAATGTTGGATAAGGGCAGGAAGCCCAATTTTGATGTTTACTGGAGGGTGTTTGAAGGCATTGCCTGTGTGGAGACGGTGGAGGAGGTCAGGGGGTTCCTTGAGTTGATAAAGGGTTTGTGCCTGAATGTGTTAATTTTGAGAAAGAAAACATGGAGGATATGA